A genomic window from Pseudogulbenkiania sp. MAI-1 includes:
- a CDS encoding serine hydrolase, which yields MLRNFAGWLVAAALALPFAASAESQGIRGIQVAANMPSAPHLKSHSVLVLNGANGEALYQKNTDLPLPIASITKLMTAMVTLDAGLSMDEPITITENEIDRLKNTSSRLAVGTTLPRREMLLLALMSSENRAAAALARTYPGGTQAFVAQMNRKARALGMHNTIFYDATGLEVRNTATAMDLARMVRAANNYPLIRTFSTTHEHDVVSGSRRLLHYKNSNSLVRAGDWDISLQKTGYIQEAGRCMVLQTTVGSQPLIIVLLAANAPSARISDARAIRNWLERHPGTWLAG from the coding sequence ATGTTGAGGAATTTTGCGGGCTGGCTGGTCGCCGCCGCATTGGCCCTGCCGTTTGCCGCAAGCGCCGAAAGCCAAGGGATTCGGGGCATTCAGGTTGCGGCCAATATGCCGAGCGCACCGCATCTGAAGTCGCACTCGGTGCTGGTGCTCAACGGTGCCAATGGCGAAGCCTTGTATCAGAAGAATACCGATCTGCCGCTGCCGATCGCGTCGATCACCAAGCTGATGACGGCGATGGTCACGCTGGATGCCGGTCTGTCGATGGATGAGCCGATCACCATCACCGAGAACGAGATAGACCGACTGAAGAACACCTCGTCACGTCTGGCCGTGGGCACCACGCTGCCGCGCCGCGAGATGTTGTTGCTGGCGCTGATGTCGTCGGAAAACCGCGCCGCCGCCGCACTGGCCCGTACCTATCCCGGCGGTACCCAGGCCTTCGTGGCGCAGATGAACCGCAAGGCGCGCGCGCTCGGCATGCACAACACGATCTTCTACGATGCGACCGGCCTCGAGGTGCGCAACACCGCGACCGCCATGGATCTGGCGCGCATGGTGCGGGCCGCCAACAACTACCCGCTGATCCGCACCTTCTCCACCACGCACGAACACGACGTCGTATCGGGCTCGCGCCGGCTGCTCCATTACAAGAACAGCAACTCGCTGGTGCGCGCGGGCGACTGGGACATTTCCCTGCAAAAGACCGGCTACATCCAGGAAGCGGGACGCTGCATGGTGCTGCAGACCACCGTCGGCTCCCAGCCATTGATCATCGTGCTCCTGGCCGCCAACGCCCCCTCGGCACGCATCAGCGATGCCCGCGCCATCCGCAACTGGCTGGAACGCCATCCGGGCACTTGGCTCGCGGGCTGA